The Alosa alosa isolate M-15738 ecotype Scorff River chromosome 9, AALO_Geno_1.1, whole genome shotgun sequence genome includes a region encoding these proteins:
- the rgs8 gene encoding regulator of G-protein signaling 8, with product MKTRLGCLSNKSDSCNDFSEFLPPAQDRSAKCVKLSTEEVTSWADSFDILLSNKYGLTAFRTFLKSEFSDENIEFWLACEDYKKIKSPAKLMSKAEKIYKEFIDVQAPREINIDFRTREETKLGLQEPTPISLNLVQARVYSLMEKDSYPRFLRSKLYQDLLNKTHIHCQRKSV from the exons ATGAAAACCAGGCTAGGCTGCCTATCCAATAAGTCGGACTCCTGTAATGATTTCTCTGAATTCTTGCCACCTGCACAGGACAGGTCGGCTAAATGTGTAAA gTTATCAACTGAAGAAGTCACAAGCTGGGCTGATTCATTTGACATTCTTCTGTCTAACAAGT atGGCTTGACGGCCTTCAGAACCTTTCTTAAGTCAGAGTTCAGCGATGAGAACATTGAGTTCTGGCTGGCATGTGAAGACTATAAAAAGATCAAATCACCTGCAAAACTCATGTCAAAAGCTGAGAAGATTTACAAAGAGTTCATCGATGTTCAGGCACCAAGAGAG ATAAATATTGACTTCAGGACAAGAGAGGAGACCAAGCTAGGTCTTCAAGAGCCAACTCCAATCAGCCTCAATCTGGTGCAAGCCAGAGTGTATAGTCTGATGGAGAAAGACTCTTATCCACGATTTCTGCGATCCAAACTCTATCAAGACTTGCTTAATAAGACTCATATACACTGTCAAAGGAAGTCAGTTTGA